A portion of the Bombina bombina isolate aBomBom1 chromosome 11, aBomBom1.pri, whole genome shotgun sequence genome contains these proteins:
- the LOC128641634 gene encoding E3 ubiquitin/ISG15 ligase TRIM25, with protein MAGTELEVELKCSICMSIFTDPVTLTCGHTFCLDCITKTWKNQEKGESSCPECRHRFKTKPDLKRNMRMCSLANSFRVSVHVQTGIFCAYCIQSNVPATKFCLHCEASLCVDHVLAHNKSEEHVLADATTPWVNKKCQLHNKLVKYYCAEDAVCICVSCKKSGQHKGHQVLTLHEASEKRKETFQNVLKRLTTKRKGTKKNIQHLQTRRKELQEKSTGETVRVAEMFRYIRRKVDDLEKQVLSEITQGGERVLLQVSNRIQQLENEKNELTREIHHIEELCNLTDPFTVLQEQILNSVDYCDSENGGNEDNFSEDYEVLAEDYLDKGLISVMLHKGLNDIMTDVKVDGMLYAQQPSDLSLDINTAGYNVAVSGDLKMASWLDINYQPPRSQDSFAYCQVISTRGFCSGCYYWVVETAESGGWKVGMSYPSIPRRRSDQSLIGMNDKSWCLSCSHKKQYSVIHNSVETSLSHKSLCTQFVIFLDYKTGRLSFYELCDPIRHLHTFTATFTEPLYAAIWLFDAWVRIGQ; from the coding sequence ATGGCTGGCACCGAGCTGGAAGTGGAGCTAAAGTGTTCCATATGCATGAGCATTTTTACAGATCCAGTGACTCTGACTTGTGGTCACACTTTTTGCCTGGACTGCATTACTAAAACATGGAAAAATCAGGAAAAGGGAGAATCATCCTGCCCTGAATGTAGGCACAGGTTTAAAACAAAGCCTGATCTTAAAAGGAACATGAGGATGTGCAGCTTAGCTAATAGCTTCCGTGTCTCTGTCCATGTCCAGACTGGGATCTTCTGTGCTTACTGTATTCAATCTAATGTACCAGCTACTAAATTCTGCCTGCATTGTGAGGCTTCTCTGTGTGTTGACCACGTCTTGGCTCACAACAAGTCAGAGGAACATGTTTTAGCTGATGCTACAACTCCTTGGGTTAACAAAAAATGTCAACTCCATAACAAGTTAGTTAAGTATTATTGTGCTGAAGATGccgtctgtatctgtgtgtcctgcaaGAAGAGTGGGCAGCACAAAGGTCACCAAGTTTTAACACTGCATGAAGCTTCTGAGAAGAGGAAggaaacatttcaaaatgtattaaaacgACTGACAACAAAAAGGAAgggaactaaaaaaaatatacaacatttGCAGACGAGGAGGAAAGAACTGCAAGAAAAGTCAACTGGTGAGACAGTGCGTGTTGCTGAAATGTTTAGATACATCCGAAGGAAAGTAGATGATCTGGAAAAACAAGTTCTGAGTGAGATCACACAGGGAGGAGAGCGGGTTTTACTCCAAGTCTCTAATCGGATTCAGCAACTGGAGAACGAGAAGAATGAATTGACCAGGGAGATCCATCATATCGAGGAACTATGTAATTTGACTGACCCATttactgtcctacaagaacagatACTGAACAGTGTTGACTATTGTGATTCTGAGAATGGAGGGAATGAGGACAATTTCAGTGAGGACTACGAGGTCCTGGCTGAAGATTATTTGGATAAGGGTCTGATCTCGGTGATGTTACACAAAGGCTTAAATGATATTATGACAGATGTAAAGGTTGATGGAATGTTGTATGCACAACAGCCTTCAGACCTATCACTGGACATAAACACTGCTGGTTATAATGTAGCTGTATCAGGTGACTTGAAAATGGCATCTTGGTTAGATATAAACTACCAACCACCAAGATCACAAGACAGCTTTGCTTATTGTCAGGTTATTAGCACCAGAGGCTTTTGTTCAGGATGCTATTACTGGGTAGTAGAGACTGCTGAGTCTGGAGGTTGGAAGGTAGGAATGTCCTATCCCAGTATACCAAGGAGGAGAAGCGATCAGTCGTTAATAGGAATGAATGACAAGTCTTGGTGTTTGTCATGCAGCCATAAAAAACAATACTCTGTGATTCATAACTCAGTGGAAACCTCTTTATCTCACAAGTCTTTATGTACACAGTTTGTTATATTCCTGGACTACAAGACTGGGCGACTGTCCTTTTATGAGCTGTGTGACCCCATCAGACACTTACACACGTTTACTGCCACCTTCACTGAGCCCCTATATGCAGCAATCTGGTTATTTGATGCCTGGGTCAGGATAGGGCAATAG